In a genomic window of Meriones unguiculatus strain TT.TT164.6M chromosome 8, Bangor_MerUng_6.1, whole genome shotgun sequence:
- the LOC110553471 gene encoding gasdermin-C yields the protein MPYTFDWVAKDVVKKLQGKDLRPVKCLSDATKFRQFDILQKTTQSLFWKSEDTPVGYSLLQILEPNFPVPETEVSTPIPLKHTVSQKLKTNVDVKAIAEGSASAEFVQSCGYDIEVQSTSIPESKLESLQNMKLLDQEPSFVKDCRMGRKNLYVVTEAFVVTKGTVLEDSSSVDFSGKVLIPQYVKGQAQGQWQKKSTDSVPILKGSVLAYKKKQLVIENNTCAILLSANAKKKTFLEMLNMQPRSGIFAQPMRMQGEDVFYSARIEIEPYTTRRLGLWTNDISPIGRIEEPYHQDFNRLQDEVSLQIEQLALLSKDVQDVVFSSLLPMLRNREVLHDLMNMLELDQLGHMDGPGGAILDELQKDTSPPWIDLKNLILYLLQALMVLSDTQLDLLAQSMEKRLLLQQRELVRSILQPNFKYPWNIPFTLQPQLLAPLQGEGLAITYELLKECGLKMELNNPRSTWDLEAKMPLSALYGSLSFLQQLVEA from the exons ATGCCCTACACATTTGACTGGGTTGCCAAGGATGTGGTCAAAAAGCTTCAAGGAAAAGATCTGAGGCCTGTGAAATGCCTGTCAGATGCAACCAAATTCCGGCAGTTTGATATACTGCAGAAGACTACTCAATCATTGTTTTGGAAATCTGAAGATACTCCGGTTGGATATTCCCTCCTGCAGATTTTGGAGCcaaattttcctgtcccag agactgaagtgTCAACTCCCATCCCCCTCAAACACACTGTATCCCAGAAACTGAAGACTAATGTGGATGTTAAAGCCATTGCAGAAGGAAGCGCATCAGCAGAGTTTGTTCAGTCCTGTGGATACGACATTGAGGTTCAGAGTACCAGTATCCCCGAATCAAAACTGGAAAGTCTTCAAAACAT GAAACTGTTGGATCAGGAGCCATCATTTGTGAAGGACTGCCGGATGGGAAGGAAAAACCTCTATGTGGTGACAGAGGCCTTTGTAGTGACCAAGGGTACTGTGCTGGAAGACAGCAGCAGTGTCGACTTTTCAGGAAAAGTGCTTATCCCCCAGTATGTCAAG GGTCAAGCCCAGGGACAGTGGCAGAAGAAGAGTACAGATTCAGTGCCTATCCTAAAGGGTTCGGTGTTGGCCTACAAAAAGAAGCAACTGGTCATTGAGAATAACACTTGTG CCATTCTCCTTTCTGCTAATGCTAAGAAGAAGACATTCCTAGAAATGCTTAATATGCAACCTAGAAGTGGTATCTTTGCCCAACCCATGAGAATGCAGGGAGAAGACGTATTTTATTCTGCAAGGATTGAGATAG AGCCATATACAACAAGACGGCTAG GCTTGTGGACCAATGATATCTCTCCAATTG GAAGGATAGAGGAACCCTACCATCAAG ATTTCAATCGCCTACAAGATGAGGTTTCCCTGCAAATAGAGCAACTTGCCCTGCTCTCAAAGGATGTTCAAGATGTTGTGTTCTCCAGTCTCCTGCCCATGCTGAGAAACAGGGAGGTCCTGCATGACCTGATGAACATG ctggagttgGATCAGTTGGGGCATATGGATGGTCCAGGTGGTGCAATCCTAGATGAGCTGCAAAAGGACACAAGCCCCCCATGGATTGACCTAAAGAACCTCATTCTTTATCTCCTTCAAGCCCTAATGG tGCTGAGTGATACCCAACTCGATCTGCTTGCACAGTCTATGGAGAAGAGGCTCCTCCTGCAACAACGAGAGCTG GTAAGAAGCATCCTACAGCCAAACTTCAAGTATCCCTGGAATATTCCCTTCACTCTCCAGCCACAGCTTCTTGCCCCACTCCAGGGTGAGGGCTTGGCTATTACTTATGAATTGCTGAAGGAGTGTGGTCTGAAGATGGAGCTGAATAATCCCAGGTCAACTTGGGATTTGGAAGCCAAGATGCCCCTGAGTGCCCTTTATGGGAGCTTGTCATTTTTGCAGCAACTTGTGGAAGCATAA